The Virgibacillus sp. MSP4-1 genome has a segment encoding these proteins:
- a CDS encoding dihydrolipoamide acetyltransferase family protein, giving the protein MATEKIHMPQLGESVTEGTISTWLVSEGDQVNKYDPIAEVMTDKVNAEVPSSFTGKIKELVATEGDTISVGDLMCYIETEESSETTETQAEETEAPQTEEAEDHSEEKPMKKRYSPAVLRLAQEHDIDLNHVEGSGRGGRITRKDLEKIIQTGDIPKPDSQKGSKKPKGDVSEPVKDTEKQTVSPADSVTAGDGDIEIPVTGVRKAIAQNMVRSKQEIPHAWMMVEADVTDLVKARDEQKSEFKQKEGFSLTYFAFFVKAVAQALKEYPQLNSTWAGDKIIQRKDIHLSIAVAKDQELFVPVIKNADEKSIKGIAKDIHTLASKARSGKLTQDDMQGGTFTVNNTGSFGSVQSMGVINHPQAAILQVESIVEKPVIINGMFAARHMVNLCLSLDHRILDGLVCGNFLKRLKEILENMSSDSTSVY; this is encoded by the coding sequence ATGGCAACGGAAAAAATTCACATGCCTCAGCTTGGAGAAAGTGTAACTGAGGGGACAATCAGTACCTGGCTTGTGAGTGAAGGGGACCAGGTGAATAAATATGATCCGATAGCTGAGGTTATGACGGATAAAGTGAATGCGGAAGTACCATCATCCTTTACAGGGAAAATAAAGGAACTTGTTGCAACAGAAGGGGATACGATTTCTGTTGGGGACTTAATGTGTTATATAGAAACGGAAGAAAGTTCAGAAACTACTGAAACGCAAGCAGAAGAAACTGAAGCACCACAAACAGAGGAAGCTGAGGATCATTCTGAGGAAAAGCCAATGAAAAAACGCTATTCTCCAGCTGTTCTTCGCTTAGCACAGGAGCATGATATTGATTTGAATCATGTTGAAGGATCTGGTCGTGGAGGACGTATTACACGAAAAGATTTAGAAAAGATCATACAAACAGGTGACATACCTAAACCAGACTCCCAGAAGGGTTCGAAAAAGCCAAAAGGAGATGTCTCAGAGCCTGTTAAGGATACCGAAAAACAGACGGTATCTCCTGCTGATTCTGTTACAGCAGGAGACGGGGATATCGAAATACCTGTAACTGGGGTGCGTAAAGCCATTGCCCAAAACATGGTCAGGTCTAAGCAGGAGATTCCACATGCATGGATGATGGTAGAGGCTGATGTAACAGACTTAGTAAAGGCAAGAGATGAACAGAAAAGTGAGTTTAAACAGAAGGAAGGCTTCAGTCTTACTTACTTTGCCTTTTTTGTAAAAGCTGTTGCACAGGCGCTTAAGGAATATCCGCAATTAAACAGTACTTGGGCTGGAGATAAAATTATTCAGCGAAAGGACATTCATCTTTCCATTGCTGTAGCAAAGGATCAGGAATTGTTTGTACCTGTTATTAAAAATGCAGATGAGAAAAGTATTAAAGGCATTGCCAAAGATATCCACACCCTTGCTTCTAAGGCCAGGAGCGGAAAGCTGACTCAGGATGATATGCAAGGGGGAACATTTACAGTTAATAATACCGGTTCGTTTGGATCAGTACAGTCCATGGGAGTTATCAATCATCCTCAAGCAGCCATATTACAGGTTGAATCCATTGTTGAGAAGCCCGTGATTATCAATGGAATGTTTGCTGCCAGACATATGGTAAATCTTTGTTTATCCCTTGATCACCGTATTTTAGATGGTCTGGTCTGTGGAAACTTCTTAAAGCGGTTGAAAGAAATTCTGGAAAATATGTCATCGGATAGCACTTCTGTTTATTAA
- a CDS encoding BrxA/BrxB family bacilliredoxin: MLMDFNLFMQDIVDKAREEVTSVGYEELKTPQEVDAAMKHNGTSLVMVNSTCGCAGGVARPAAANAVHYDKRPEHLYTVFAGQDREATSRAREYFEGYEPSSPSFALLKDGKILKMVERHEIESSEPHEVVNQLQNLFDEYCEEV; this comes from the coding sequence ATACTTATGGATTTTAATTTATTTATGCAGGACATTGTAGATAAAGCCAGAGAAGAAGTAACATCTGTGGGGTATGAAGAATTGAAGACCCCTCAAGAAGTTGACGCAGCAATGAAACATAATGGTACATCATTGGTTATGGTAAATTCAACATGTGGCTGTGCAGGAGGAGTAGCCCGTCCGGCAGCAGCAAACGCTGTTCATTATGATAAGCGGCCGGAGCACCTGTATACAGTATTTGCCGGACAGGACCGGGAAGCCACATCCAGAGCGCGAGAGTACTTTGAAGGATATGAACCATCTTCTCCATCCTTTGCATTACTTAAAGATGGAAAGATATTAAAAATGGTCGAGCGTCATGAAATTGAATCTTCAGAGCCTCATGAAGTTGTCAACCAGCTGCAGAACCTGTTTGATGAATATTGTGAAGAAGTATAA
- a CDS encoding CaiB/BaiF CoA-transferase family protein — protein MPLKSIRVLDLTRLLPGPYCTMLLADFGAEVIKVEDPMMGDYARAYEPKTDEKSAFFHSLNRNKKSICLNLKSHEEKQYFLRLVEEADIVVESFRPGVMEKLGLDYQILRDINPGLIYCSITGFGQTGPYKDKPGHDINYISYAGLLNLMGERDGKPVVPAAQIADIGGGALPAAIGILLALIERGKSGRGQFVDISMLDGVLSWLQILLPGYLTNHIEPERGKQTLSGGLACYEVYQTKDDRWLSVGALEPKFWSNFCKTIGKEEFIPKLGEPIDQQDVMKYEIQKVIRRKTLKDWLEAFADKDACVSPVHTLHEVIASPQVSARQMLQNIPQQTNSLQQPGIPIKLSETPGKIRSQAPEHGEHTKQILSQFGVKEK, from the coding sequence GTGCCATTAAAATCGATTCGTGTTCTGGACTTAACACGATTATTACCGGGTCCATACTGTACGATGCTGTTAGCCGATTTTGGCGCTGAAGTCATAAAGGTTGAGGACCCAATGATGGGGGATTATGCCAGAGCCTACGAGCCAAAAACCGATGAGAAGAGCGCCTTTTTTCATTCTCTGAACAGAAATAAAAAAAGCATTTGTTTAAATTTAAAAAGTCATGAAGAAAAACAATACTTTCTACGCTTAGTGGAAGAGGCGGATATAGTTGTGGAGTCCTTTCGACCCGGTGTCATGGAAAAACTGGGTCTGGATTATCAAATATTAAGGGATATTAACCCGGGATTAATATACTGTTCCATTACAGGTTTTGGGCAAACAGGGCCTTATAAGGATAAGCCCGGTCATGATATTAATTATATAAGCTATGCCGGTTTATTGAATTTAATGGGTGAGCGAGACGGAAAACCCGTCGTACCTGCAGCTCAAATCGCGGATATTGGTGGGGGTGCACTGCCTGCAGCAATTGGCATATTACTTGCTTTAATTGAAAGAGGAAAGTCAGGAAGAGGGCAATTTGTTGATATCTCTATGTTAGATGGAGTGCTTTCCTGGCTGCAAATACTGCTTCCCGGATACTTAACGAACCATATCGAGCCGGAAAGGGGCAAGCAGACTTTAAGTGGCGGCCTTGCATGTTATGAAGTGTATCAAACAAAGGACGATCGCTGGTTATCCGTCGGTGCTCTGGAACCTAAGTTCTGGTCAAACTTCTGTAAAACGATAGGAAAAGAAGAATTTATCCCTAAGCTTGGAGAACCGATTGATCAGCAGGATGTCATGAAGTATGAAATTCAGAAGGTTATACGCCGGAAGACATTAAAGGATTGGCTGGAAGCGTTTGCTGATAAGGATGCCTGTGTCAGTCCCGTTCATACCCTTCATGAAGTAATTGCCAGCCCGCAGGTTTCAGCCCGGCAAATGCTTCAAAATATTCCTCAGCAAACGAACTCGCTTCAGCAGCCAGGTATACCGATAAAGCTATCTGAAACACCAGGTAAAATTCGATCGCAAGCGCCTGAGCATGGAGAGCATACAAAGCAAATCTTAAGTCAATTCGGTGTGAAAGAGAAATAA
- a CDS encoding thiolase family protein yields MREVVIVEAVRTPVGKRNGLLSGIRADELAAKPLKEVVKRAGISAEWIDDVILGCVSQVGEQALDIARISALMADYPVEVPGTTIDRQCGSSQQAVHFAAQAILSGDMDIVVAGGVESMSRVPIGSNRLDADFSEALTSRYEMIHQGLSADRIADKWNFSRSELDEFSLYSHRKAIQARKEGRFDKEIMPLEVKLPDGTSAPMTDDEGPREDTSLEKLSSLKPSFKEDGNITAGNSSQISDGANAILMMSREKAEELGLKPRFRVVARSVTGSDPTLMLTGPVPATEKVLKKAGLSIHDIDLFEVNEAFASVPLAWLSETGADPNRLNVNGGAIALGHPLGASGGRLMITLLHELERTGGQYGLQTMCEGHGMANATIIERLDEQ; encoded by the coding sequence ATGAGAGAAGTGGTGATTGTAGAAGCTGTAAGAACACCTGTGGGTAAACGTAACGGACTGTTAAGCGGGATTCGGGCTGATGAACTGGCTGCCAAACCGCTTAAGGAAGTGGTGAAAAGGGCTGGGATTTCCGCCGAATGGATAGATGACGTGATCTTAGGCTGTGTATCCCAGGTCGGCGAACAGGCGCTGGATATAGCCAGAATATCTGCTTTAATGGCTGACTATCCCGTAGAGGTTCCAGGTACAACCATTGATCGTCAGTGCGGTTCCAGCCAGCAAGCCGTACATTTTGCTGCACAGGCTATTTTAAGTGGAGATATGGATATCGTTGTGGCAGGTGGTGTGGAAAGTATGTCACGGGTTCCTATAGGCTCGAATCGTCTGGACGCTGACTTCAGTGAGGCATTAACTTCCAGGTATGAAATGATTCATCAGGGCCTATCTGCTGATCGGATTGCAGATAAATGGAATTTTAGCCGTAGTGAGCTCGATGAATTTTCTCTGTACAGTCACCGAAAGGCCATACAGGCGAGAAAAGAAGGGCGGTTTGATAAGGAAATTATGCCATTAGAAGTAAAACTCCCGGATGGAACTTCTGCACCTATGACAGATGATGAAGGTCCGAGAGAGGATACAAGTTTGGAGAAGCTGAGTTCTTTAAAACCATCCTTTAAAGAAGATGGGAATATAACAGCAGGGAATTCCAGTCAGATAAGTGACGGGGCAAATGCAATTCTTATGATGTCCAGGGAAAAAGCGGAGGAACTAGGGTTAAAACCCCGCTTTCGTGTCGTTGCCAGATCCGTAACCGGTTCTGATCCGACCCTTATGTTAACAGGACCCGTCCCCGCAACGGAAAAGGTACTGAAAAAAGCAGGACTATCGATTCATGATATTGATTTATTTGAGGTGAATGAGGCCTTTGCTTCTGTTCCATTGGCGTGGCTCAGTGAAACCGGAGCAGATCCGAACAGATTAAATGTGAATGGAGGCGCCATTGCTTTAGGCCATCCTTTAGGGGCCAGTGGAGGACGCTTGATGATTACGTTATTGCATGAATTGGAAAGAACAGGCGGTCAATATGGGCTGCAGACGATGTGTGAAGGTCATGGGATGGCAAATGCCACCATTATAGAAAGACTGGATGAACAGTAA
- a CDS encoding aromatic acid exporter family protein, translating into MKIGYRTLKTAIGTPIAIFIAQFLQLENYISAGILVILCIKVTRKRSVLASWHRYAACLLAMGFSFAVFELLIGYHPMAIGILLLLFIPATVKLKITEGIVTSSVIILHLYGSNSITLDLIWNEVVLITVGIGTALILNLYMPSLEDNLKNMQQRVEENFRIILKEIARFLETGDESWTGREFNEAANDLEKASTLAYQDVENHLLRSHHTYHYYFRMRSKQFEVLERMLPLISRISSVNDQAKEMAGFFDDLAEGIHPGNTAHIYLDRLKKLRETFRHTELPKTREEFEVRASLFTLLNEIEQYLIIKKHTKHILK; encoded by the coding sequence GTGAAAATTGGCTACCGAACATTAAAAACAGCTATTGGTACACCGATTGCTATCTTCATCGCACAATTCCTTCAATTAGAAAACTATATTTCTGCGGGTATATTGGTTATTTTATGTATTAAAGTGACAAGAAAACGCTCTGTGCTGGCTTCCTGGCATCGTTATGCGGCCTGTTTGTTAGCCATGGGATTCAGTTTTGCTGTCTTTGAACTACTTATTGGCTATCATCCAATGGCTATTGGAATTTTGCTGTTATTATTTATACCTGCTACAGTCAAATTAAAAATTACTGAAGGTATTGTAACGAGTTCAGTTATTATTTTGCATTTATATGGTTCTAATTCCATTACCTTAGATTTGATCTGGAATGAAGTTGTCTTAATAACTGTGGGAATTGGAACGGCATTAATCCTGAATTTATATATGCCATCTCTTGAAGATAATTTAAAGAATATGCAACAAAGAGTGGAAGAAAATTTTAGAATCATTTTAAAAGAAATTGCCAGGTTTTTAGAAACAGGTGATGAAAGCTGGACAGGGAGAGAGTTTAATGAAGCTGCCAATGATCTTGAGAAGGCGAGTACTTTAGCCTACCAGGATGTTGAAAATCATTTATTACGAAGCCATCATACGTATCATTATTACTTTCGTATGCGCTCTAAGCAATTCGAGGTATTGGAAAGAATGCTGCCGCTGATTAGCCGGATTTCCAGTGTAAATGATCAGGCAAAAGAAATGGCTGGTTTCTTTGATGATTTAGCAGAGGGTATTCACCCTGGGAACACGGCGCATATTTATTTAGATAGATTGAAGAAATTACGTGAAACGTTCAGACATACAGAGCTGCCAAAAACAAGAGAAGAATTCGAAGTTCGCGCCAGTTTATTTACCTTGTTAAACGAAATTGAACAATACCTGATTATTAAAAAACATACAAAACACATTTTGAAATAA
- a CDS encoding TetR/AcrR family transcriptional regulator: MSLRERKAAKKKKEIIQSAVSIIGERGFHATTMEEIASKLLMTKGSVYYYFKDKQDLLYQSQKMLLEQSIHNIETIIAENSDLQEKLHKVLTLHVEYLLKERTGFEIGAKPEQLFSGEQLNEILSLRDQYSRYIDQLIQNGIEAGVFQDVNVKIVRNLILGALNSVIEWYSFEGLKSKTEIADLISDYLLRILTKVSSKA, from the coding sequence ATGTCATTACGTGAACGAAAAGCGGCAAAGAAGAAGAAAGAGATTATTCAGTCAGCCGTGAGCATCATTGGTGAAAGAGGCTTTCATGCGACAACAATGGAGGAGATTGCTTCAAAGCTGCTGATGACAAAAGGATCTGTATATTACTACTTTAAGGATAAGCAGGACCTGCTTTACCAGAGCCAGAAAATGCTTTTGGAGCAAAGTATACATAATATAGAAACCATTATAGCGGAAAACAGTGACTTACAGGAAAAATTGCATAAAGTCTTAACGCTTCATGTTGAATATTTGCTTAAAGAGCGTACTGGTTTTGAAATTGGCGCCAAGCCTGAACAGTTATTTTCCGGTGAGCAGTTAAATGAAATTTTGTCCCTGCGTGATCAATACAGTCGTTATATTGACCAGCTTATTCAGAATGGTATTGAGGCAGGAGTCTTTCAAGATGTAAATGTGAAAATTGTTCGCAATCTAATTCTGGGAGCTTTGAATTCGGTTATTGAGTGGTACTCCTTTGAGGGACTAAAAAGTAAAACAGAAATAGCTGATCTTATCAGTGATTATTTGCTTCGTATCCTGACAAAGGTTTCATCAAAGGCATAA
- the prli42 gene encoding stressosome-associated protein Prli42, with product MAKAKKKKNTQNTAVQTKPKKSKREKRMKVVIYLMVIAMLLSSLLAGAGMWLT from the coding sequence ATGGCAAAAGCGAAGAAGAAAAAGAATACTCAAAATACAGCTGTTCAAACGAAACCGAAAAAGTCAAAAAGAGAAAAGCGTATGAAAGTCGTTATATATTTAATGGTTATTGCCATGCTTTTAAGCTCATTGCTTGCCGGTGCAGGAATGTGGTTAACCTAA